Proteins encoded together in one Coffea arabica cultivar ET-39 chromosome 2c, Coffea Arabica ET-39 HiFi, whole genome shotgun sequence window:
- the LOC113723945 gene encoding putative late blight resistance protein homolog R1A-3: MAYAAVASLVQTLEYVLKFSHLVFQIKIKRAEVYNKRVAEVIKLLEATSNESEYHLEQAIDILESPKGKQVIRFQDDSGWLLSQYRLPRRGGRVLSVEMPEMEEQKKNILEEIDSFQAGLNVFFGVTGPHIIRGDTRNYFLWQLVRTLVGEQRLGSDQLKKKIVYFYKVTRDTTNLCKELQSLLIILDNPSNKCHDILKSIQDVAYRARDIFDLRMIENQVEPALTYCLRVRKGDLEGKSSFSFEERVNRIFGLEERVNCLFGANAGKFLRQTLENVRSIKNNIKEINSEELTVEDLQLGSASLDGSHQAQGSTNQEDAVVGLDDDMRRITEKLTRPPPFQLEILTIVGMGGIGKTTLARKVFGHCSIVLHFHCRAWVTVSQVYEVKDLLFSLLCSVSEPTYEKHEKSKEDIGEELYRKLKGRTYLIVMDDLWSIKAWNAVQGYLPDDRKGSRIILTGRSIITELKPEEKPYHFMRLLDRDHSWELLEKVVFGRKSCPHELVDVGKQIADKCEGLPLAIVVVAGLLLRTTRRLDCWQDIADSVRSLMRNDPTNCLDILALSYKKLPNRLKACWLYLGAFPEDCDIEVQKLVHLWVAEGFLDPEPIADTEQVAEDYLDDLIGRNLVSVGRRNFDGKVKTCRLHDFLRELCVREAEKEKFMYVTPRGAQGFRTGIRDMYRLSITDYSVPSFRHAISFMCFSLGYGFSPDLLLLELQLKLLRVLDIYFLHFDHFPIQVVEMVHLRYIAFNVTYELPPSMSQLRNLQTILIRGPWESPILSLEYWSMPSLRHFHCSVVSHLKKPTIGRKSFDRLFAPEYLLSLSTISFSSCTREVFNIMPQLKKLGICETEKDYITGVSSECLANLHLLCKLDTLKCSFFKETSKTRDLCRFSLPYKLKNLTLSWSYLPWGDMAIFANLGHLTVLKLKNFAFQGPRWELNEGIFGCLKSLLIESTDLVHWEATSTDHFPCLEHLLLRSCKSLEEIPYGIGELPTLSLLEVHYCSKSAEDSAKEFGEEIEGLKVVTRSDI; this comes from the coding sequence GCTTTTGGAAGCAACATCAAACGAGTCGGAATATCATCTGGAGCAAGCTATTGATATATTGGAATCGCCGAAAGGGAAACAGGTTATTCGGTTTCAGGATGATAGTGGATGGCTTCTGTCGCAATACCGGCTGCCAAGAAGAGGAGGGCGAGTTCTGTCAGTGGAAATGCCAGAAATGgaggaacaaaagaaaaacattttGGAAGAGATTGATTCATTTCAGGCAGGCTTGAATGTGTTTTTTGGTGTAACCGGTCCTCACATCATCAGGGGAGATACAAGAAACTACTTTCTTTGGCAACTTGTTCGTACGCTGGTAGGAGAACAGCGTCTGGGAAGTGACCAACTCAAAAAGAAAATAGTTTATTTTTACAAAGTGACCAGGGACACAACAAATTTGTGCAAGGAGCTTCAGTCCTTGCTGATCATTCTTGACAATCCTTCAAATAAATGCCATGATATATTGAAAAGTATCCAAGATGTTGCATATAGAGCCAGAGACATTTTTGACCTACGCATGATAGAAAATCAAGTTGAGCCTGCCTTGACATACTGCTTAAGGGTTAGGAAAGGAGATCTAGAAGGGAaaagttctttttcttttgaagagAGGGTCAACAGGATTTTCGGTCTTGAAGAGAGGGTCAACTGTCTTTTCGGTGCAAATGCTGGCAAATTTTTGCGGCAGACATTAGAAAATGTTCGTTCTATTAAGAACAACATCAAAGAAATCAATTCTGAGGAGCTAACTGTTGAAGATTTGCAATTGGGGTCTGCTTCACTTGATGGTTCACATCAAGCCCAAGGCAGTACAAATCAGGAGGATGCTGTGGTGGGTCTTGATGACGATATGAGGAGAATCACAGAAAAGCTTACTAGACCACCACCATTTCAACTAGAAATTCTGACAATTGTGGGTATGGGCGGCATTGGCAAAACCACTCTTGCTAGAAAAGTTTTTGGTCATTGTTCAATTGTTTTGCACTTTCATTGTCGTGCATGGGTCACTGTATCCCAAGTTTATGAAGTTAAAGATTTGCTCTTCAGCCTCTTGTGCTCAGTTTCAGAACCCACTTATGAAAAGCATGAAAAGAGTAAAGAAGATATAGGTGAAGAGCTTTATAGAAAACTGAAGGGTAGAACATATTTGATTGTCATGGACGATTTGTGGAGTATCAAGGCCTGGAATGCTGTCCAGGGATATCTTCCAGATGACAGAAAAGGAAGTCGTATAATATTGACTGGTAGGTCCATTATTACTGAGTTGAAACCCGAGGAGAAACCTTACCATTTCATGAGACTTCTGGATAGAGATCACAGTTGGGAATTGCTGGAAAAGGTGGTATTTGGAAGAAAAAGTTGCCCACATGAATTGGTGGATGTCGGAAAGCAAATCGCTGATAAATGTGAGGGACTACCCCTGGCGATTGTTGTTGTTGCTGGTCTTCTCTTGCGAACTACGAGAAGACTAGACTGCTGGCAAGACATTGCGGATAGCGTAAGGTCACTTATGCGCAATGATCCTACAAATTGCCTGGACATACTTGCTTTGAGTTACAAGAAGTTGCCCAATCGCCTGAAAGCCTGTTGGTTGTACTTGGGGGCTTTCCCTGAAGACTGTGATATTGAAGTTCAGAAACTCGTTCATCTTTGGGTTGCTGAAGGTTTCTTGGATCCAGAACCCATAGCAGACACGGAACAGGTTGCAGAGGATTATTTAGACGACCTAATTGGCAGAAACTTGGTTTCGGTGGGAAGGAGAAATTTTGATGGGAAAGTCAAAACATGTCGCCTCCATGATTTCTTGCGGGAACTATGCGTGAGAGAAGCTGAGAAAGAGAAGTTCATGTATGTCACACCAAGAGGTGCCCAAGGTTTTCGAACAGGCATACGGGATATGTATCGGCTCAGCATCACTGATTACTCGGTGCCATCATTTAGACATGCCATTTCATTTATGTGCTTTAGTTTGGGTTATGGCTTTTCGCCAGATCTCCTATTGCTGGAATTACAGCTTAAATTGCTGAGAGTATTAGACATATACTTTCTTCATTTTGATCATTTCCCCATCCAGGTAGTGGAAATGGTTCATTTGAGGTATATCGCATTTAATGTTACTTATGAGCTTCCACCGTCAATGTCCCAGCTTAGAAATCTCCAAACCATACTCATTCGTGGCCCGTGGGAAAGCCCCATTCTGTCTTTGGAATATTGGAGTATGCCATCCTTGAGGCATTTTCACTGCAGTGTAGTTAGTCACTTGAAGAAACCCACAATTGGCAGGAAGAGCTTTGACCGACTGTTTGCCCCAGAATATCTGCTTAGTCTCTCCACGATAAGCTTCTCTTCTTGCACGCGGGAGGTTTTCAACATCATGCCCCAACTGAAGAAGCTAGGCATCTGTGAAACAGAAAAGGACTACATTACAGGTGTTTCATCTGAATGCCTAGCCAATCTGCACTTGTTGTGTAAGCTGGATACTCTCAAGTGTTCATTTTTCAAAGAAACAAGTAAAACGCGGGATTTATGTCGGTTTTCTTTACCCTACAAGCTCAAAAATCTGACTCTAAGTTGGAGCTATCTTCCATGGGGGGATATGGCCATTTTTGCCAATTTAGGCCACCTTACAGTACTCAAACTGAAAAACTTTGCCTTTCAAGGACCAAGATGGGAACTGAATGAAGGGATATTTGGTTGTCTAAAGTCGTTGCTAATAGAAAGTACAGATCTAGTACACTGGGAGGCCACAAGCACTGATCATTTTCCATGCCTTGAGCACCTGCTTCTGAGGTCTTGCAAATCCTTAGAGGAGATCCCATACGGTATTGGGGAACTTCCTACCCTCTCACTACTTGAGGTGCACTACTGTAGCAAATCTGCAGAGGATTCTGCTAAAGAATTTGGAGAggaaattgaaggcttgaaggttGTCACGAGAAGTGATATTTAG
- the LOC113726151 gene encoding plant-specific TFIIB-related protein PTF2-like codes for MESSGSCKNCSKRTLVVDGDTGNLVCSSCGVVQDFENFQAHIGGITGPTGTFVRVGTAGSGSVYSYKQTKVYQAQKLIEDLIFKLGLAASRYDEVKAMVERITEGEYGQGRWFPIFVGACAYVVLRKDKKSLPIVEVANVVGCDISELGRMVHRVVDFLDLKLPEFDIVSSFERAIRSCPSFSGVEEEIVGRMLKQGVFLVQCSMKWYLTTGRRPMPIVAAILVFVAELNQVHVKIEEVAKELYVAVRTCKKRYKELLERLVKVAQLLPWGKDITVKNIIRNASSVIQYMELKSSSRCSGKNRFDHVGFDLDDLVADCLNKEIRYRYDTCDVEKDLQYFEVENSPTLRIEGTNNLQISHECLAMIYSNFLDRLPLIKSSAEIEEADWTKQEKGYDIYTCREWWTGKSEMSKKLLLKQIIEKDVGLNANPPSFDRGNLTYQRRREKINAAKSRIQRILHPSEAGFGDGKDLCLAQCISANNKRKIQVDVDWEDLIIETLLLHQVREEEIEKGYYNALLDLHVFNL; via the coding sequence ATGGAGAGTTCTGGATCCTGCAAGAATTGCAGCAAGAGAACCCTCGTAGTAGATGGTGATACTGGCAACTTGGTGTGTTCATCATGTGGGGTTGTTCAGGATTTTGAGAATTTTCAAGCCCACATTGGCGGTATTACTGGCCCTACTGGCACCTTTGTCCGCGTAGGCACGGCGGGCTCCGGTAGTGTGTATAGCTACAAGCAAACTAAAGTTTATCAAGCTCAAAAACTGATAGAAGATTTGATATTTAAGTTAGGATTAGCGGCCTCACGGTATGATGAAGTTAAGGCCATGGTTGAGAGGATAACAGAGGGTGAATATGGTCAGGGGAGATGGTTTCCAATTTTTGTTGGGGCTTGTGCTTATGTTGTATTGAGGAAGGATAAGAAAAGCTTGCCGATTGTTGAAGTGGCGAATGTGGTCGGTTGTGATATTAGTGAGTTGGGAAGAATGGTGCATCGGGTTGTGGATTTTCTTGATCTGAAGTTGCCTGAGTTTGATATTGTTAGCTCGTTTGAACGTGCAATTAGGAGTTGTCCGAGCTTTAGTGGGGTTGAGGAGGAAATTGTTGGAAGGATGTTGAAGCAAGGGGTGTTCTTGGTGCAGTGCTCGATGAAGTGGTATTTGACTACAGGGAGAAGACCAATGCCCATTGTGGCTGCCATTTTGGTGTTTGTTGCAGAGTTGAATCAGGTTCACGTGAAGATTGAAGAGGTTGCAAAGGAGCTGTATGTGGCAGTGCGAACGTGTAAGAAGAGGTATAAGGAGCTGTTGGAAAGACTTGTTAAAGTTGCGCAACTCTTACCTTGGGGGAAAGATATTACTGTCAAGAATATTATCAGGAATGCTTCTTCAGTAATTCAGTACATGGAGTTGAAGTCGTCATCAAGGTGCAGTGGAAAGAATCGTTTTGATCATGTCGgttttgatttggatgatttagtCGCTGACTGTTTGAACAAAGAAATCAGGTACAGGTATGATACTTGTGATGTGGAAAAGGACTTGCAGTATTTTGAGGTGGAGAATTCTCCAACTTTGAGAATAGAAGGAACCAATAATCTCCAGATTTCGCATGAATGCTTGGCCATGATTTATTCAAATTTCTTAGATCGCTTACCATTGATTAAGTCTTCTGCAGAAATAGAAGAGGCAGATTGGACAAAACAGGAGAAGGGATATGACATTTACACTTGTAGAGAGTGGTGGACAGGCAAATCAGAAATGAGCAAGAAACTTTTGCTGAAGCAAATTATTGAGAAAGATGTTGGATTGAATGCAAACCCTCCGTCTTTTGATAGAGGAAACTTGACATATCAAAGGAGGAGAGAAAAGATAAATGCTGCTAAATCACGCATTCAGAGGATTTTGCATCCATCTGAAGCTGGCTTTGGTGATGGAAAGGATCTATGTCTTGCACAATGTATAAGTGCTaacaataaaaggaaaatacaAGTTGATGTTGACTGGGAAGATTTGATTATTGAAACACTTCTCCTTCATCAAGTGAGAGAGGAGGAGATAGAGAAGGGGTATTACAATGCCTTGTTGGACTTGCATGTATTTAATCTCTGA